The following proteins are encoded in a genomic region of Planctomycetaceae bacterium:
- a CDS encoding MazG nucleotide pyrophosphohydrolase domain-containing protein, which translates to MTLDELQSLIDRMYSRKDEARGVEGTFMWLMEEIGELSAALREGPKEELAKEFADVLAWLATIANVAGVNLTEAMHQKYGNGCPGCGAMVCECADSEKP; encoded by the coding sequence ATGACGCTTGACGAACTGCAATCTCTGATCGACCGCATGTATTCCCGAAAGGACGAAGCCCGCGGCGTCGAAGGCACGTTCATGTGGCTGATGGAAGAGATCGGTGAACTGTCGGCAGCGCTGCGCGAAGGCCCGAAGGAAGAACTTGCGAAGGAATTTGCCGACGTGCTGGCCTGGCTGGCCACAATTGCCAACGTGGCGGGAGTCAACCTGACGGAAGCCATGCACCAGAAGTACGGCAACGGCTGCCCCGGCTGCGGAGCCATGGTCTGCGAATGCGCCGATTCCGAAAAACCATAG
- a CDS encoding glutamate synthase-related protein: MNRIGGKSNTGEGGEQYSRFTPDENGDSGAAPAIKQVASGRFE, encoded by the coding sequence ATGAATAGGATCGGCGGCAAGAGCAACACCGGCGAAGGTGGCGAACAGTATTCGCGGTTCACTCCCGATGAAAACGGCGATTCCGGCGCCGCTCCCGCCATCAAGCAGGTCGCCAGCGGACGGTTCGAGTGA
- a CDS encoding Gfo/Idh/MocA family oxidoreductase, whose product MPDVSAANRREFLTQATTAAVAVGLSSQLSAGFYAAGSDSLKVGLVGCGGRGTGAASQALNADSGAELVAMADAFDDQLQRSRAGLQRQFNKDGQPPRVNVTDDNCFTGFDAFRRAIDKSDVVLLASTPHFRPRHLKAAVEAGKHVFCEKPVAVDAPGLRSVMESVELARKNKTSLVSGLCWRYDYGKRATFEQIHGGLIGDIVSMQCSYNSTGVWDPRRTRDECSSEMEYQLRNWYYYTWLSGDFNVEQHIHSLDKMLWAMKDVPPTRISGSGGRQVRTDPQYGNIYDHFNVVYEWQESVDTGAGKTELRPGVKAFARCRHWPNCTVEVEDFIEGTKGRIDVMKHTAYDLEGNEIWKYEGPEPSMYQVEHDELFASIRGGNPINNGDYMCKSTMLAIAGRMSAYTGQYLTWDQVMNSTENLSPEEYAWGDIPVPEVAIPGKTKFV is encoded by the coding sequence ATGCCGGACGTCAGTGCAGCCAATCGACGTGAATTCCTGACTCAGGCGACCACCGCCGCTGTTGCCGTCGGACTTTCCTCCCAGCTTTCCGCCGGATTTTATGCCGCCGGAAGTGATTCTCTGAAAGTCGGACTTGTTGGTTGTGGCGGTCGCGGCACAGGAGCTGCGTCGCAGGCATTGAATGCCGATTCCGGCGCGGAACTGGTTGCCATGGCGGATGCGTTCGACGACCAGCTTCAGCGGTCGCGAGCCGGGTTGCAGCGACAATTCAACAAGGACGGACAGCCGCCGCGCGTGAATGTTACCGATGACAACTGCTTCACTGGCTTCGACGCATTTCGGCGGGCAATCGACAAGAGTGATGTTGTCCTGCTGGCGTCAACACCGCACTTCAGGCCGCGGCATCTGAAAGCCGCCGTAGAAGCCGGAAAGCACGTATTCTGTGAAAAACCCGTCGCCGTTGACGCTCCCGGTCTCCGGTCCGTTATGGAGTCCGTTGAGCTTGCCAGAAAGAACAAGACATCGCTGGTCAGCGGACTTTGCTGGCGCTACGACTACGGCAAACGAGCGACCTTTGAACAGATCCACGGAGGTCTGATCGGCGACATCGTCTCCATGCAATGCAGCTACAACTCCACCGGCGTCTGGGATCCGCGCCGGACTCGTGATGAATGCAGCAGCGAAATGGAGTACCAACTTCGCAACTGGTACTACTACACATGGCTGTCCGGAGACTTCAATGTCGAACAGCACATTCACAGCCTTGACAAGATGCTGTGGGCCATGAAGGACGTTCCTCCGACACGTATCAGCGGAAGCGGCGGACGTCAGGTCAGAACGGATCCGCAATACGGCAACATCTACGATCACTTCAATGTCGTCTATGAATGGCAGGAATCCGTTGATACCGGTGCCGGAAAGACGGAATTGCGACCAGGCGTCAAGGCATTTGCCCGCTGTCGGCACTGGCCCAACTGTACCGTCGAGGTCGAAGACTTCATCGAGGGCACAAAGGGCCGAATCGATGTGATGAAGCACACCGCCTACGACCTTGAGGGCAATGAAATCTGGAAGTACGAAGGGCCGGAACCGTCGATGTATCAGGTTGAACACGACGAACTGTTCGCCAGCATTCGCGGGGGTAACCCGATCAACAACGGCGACTATATGTGCAAGAGCACAATGCTGGCCATCGCCGGACGAATGTCGGCCTACACCGGACAGTACCTGACATGGGATCAAGTCATGAATTCCACAGAGAACCTCAGTCCCGAGGAATACGCCTGGGGCGACATTCCCGTCCCGGAAGTTGCGATCCCGGGCAAGACAAAGTTTGTCTGA
- a CDS encoding prenyltransferase/squalene oxidase repeat-containing protein translates to MPGKVSRLAPCLPTAAAFRGFAILLVPEQKLGDSDVETACQSAVELLLSQRNSDGWWTGELSTSALSTATAVMALHLAAKTRPGDEAAVRYRQLVDGGLAWLAEHQNSDGGWGDTVLSLSNISTTMLANAVFHAAGATAAFPETVSRSQSYVQQQGGAEAVLKRYGRDRTFSVPILTHCALAGTVDWQHVIPLPFELACVPARWYAAVRMPVVSYALPALIAIGHVIFRKRRHRNPLTWLIRTLSINRTLKVLESIQPSNGGFLEATPLTSFVCMSLLGCGRLDHPVTVKCLSFIESSVRADGSWPIDTNLATWVTTLSVNAMSGNPLLRGGLTPEPSTTDVDATGLDGSDLNATERGIIRRWLLNQQYQTIHPYTNSPAGGWSWTDLPGGVPDGDDTPSAMLALMNLRDPSEQFTDRELAALESSVGWLLRLQNRNGGWPTFCPGWGTLPFDRSSCDLTAHAIRALHAWQSRVPDIPSAMNRDAGLAIDRGLRFLEQQQAANGSWLPLWFGNQHNVRDENPLYGTAKVLLALKDIGREQSPTARKAVAWLVENQNDDGGWSGRRGLQSSTEETALAVEVLTGIDGTGDTVRPGVEWLVNRIADGTAGRPAPIGFYFAKLWYFEKLYPIIFTVAALKRWLQEHGGSEADCPLKSSNQTSRH, encoded by the coding sequence GTGCCTGGGAAGGTGTCTCGGCTGGCTCCATGCCTGCCGACGGCAGCAGCATTTCGAGGATTCGCAATCTTGCTTGTGCCGGAGCAAAAGTTGGGCGACAGCGACGTTGAAACCGCGTGCCAATCAGCGGTTGAGCTGCTTCTGTCGCAGCGCAATTCTGACGGGTGGTGGACCGGAGAGTTGTCGACATCCGCTTTGTCGACCGCGACCGCTGTGATGGCACTTCACCTCGCAGCGAAAACGCGACCCGGCGACGAGGCCGCAGTCCGTTATCGGCAGCTTGTTGACGGCGGTCTGGCGTGGCTGGCGGAACACCAAAATTCGGACGGCGGATGGGGCGATACAGTTTTGAGCCTCAGCAATATCTCCACAACGATGCTGGCGAATGCCGTCTTCCATGCGGCCGGCGCGACGGCAGCTTTCCCGGAAACTGTCAGCCGCTCACAGAGCTACGTCCAGCAACAGGGCGGTGCGGAAGCGGTCCTGAAACGGTATGGCCGTGACAGAACGTTTTCGGTACCGATTCTGACACATTGCGCTCTGGCGGGAACTGTCGACTGGCAGCACGTGATTCCTCTTCCGTTTGAACTGGCGTGCGTTCCGGCTCGCTGGTATGCCGCGGTCAGAATGCCGGTTGTCAGCTACGCGCTGCCGGCGCTGATCGCGATCGGTCACGTGATTTTCCGGAAACGCCGCCACCGAAATCCCCTGACGTGGCTGATCCGGACTCTGTCCATCAACAGAACTCTGAAAGTGCTGGAATCGATCCAGCCCTCCAACGGCGGATTTCTGGAGGCAACTCCGCTGACCAGTTTTGTGTGCATGAGCCTGCTGGGATGTGGCCGACTGGATCATCCTGTCACGGTCAAATGCCTGAGTTTCATCGAGTCGTCGGTGCGGGCCGACGGAAGCTGGCCGATTGACACCAATCTCGCGACATGGGTCACCACGCTCAGTGTCAACGCTATGTCCGGAAATCCGTTACTGCGCGGCGGACTGACGCCGGAACCTTCGACAACGGACGTCGACGCAACGGGCCTTGACGGTTCGGACCTGAACGCAACGGAACGCGGGATCATCCGCCGCTGGCTGCTCAATCAGCAATATCAAACCATTCATCCCTACACGAATTCTCCGGCGGGGGGGTGGTCGTGGACGGATCTGCCCGGTGGAGTTCCCGACGGTGATGACACTCCCTCAGCGATGCTGGCCCTGATGAATCTTCGGGATCCATCGGAACAGTTCACAGACAGAGAGTTGGCCGCGTTGGAGAGTTCCGTCGGATGGCTGCTACGACTGCAGAATCGCAACGGCGGCTGGCCAACGTTTTGTCCCGGCTGGGGAACTCTGCCGTTTGACCGCAGTTCGTGTGATCTGACGGCGCACGCGATTCGCGCCCTGCATGCGTGGCAGTCGCGCGTTCCGGATATTCCTTCCGCCATGAATCGCGACGCTGGTCTGGCGATTGATCGCGGACTGAGATTCCTTGAACAGCAGCAGGCAGCCAACGGAAGCTGGCTTCCGCTGTGGTTCGGGAACCAGCACAACGTTCGGGATGAAAACCCGCTTTACGGAACGGCGAAAGTGCTGCTGGCCCTGAAGGACATCGGCCGGGAACAGTCCCCGACCGCCCGCAAGGCCGTTGCCTGGCTGGTGGAAAATCAGAACGACGACGGTGGCTGGTCCGGCAGACGAGGACTGCAAAGTTCAACTGAAGAAACAGCCCTCGCCGTGGAAGTTCTGACGGGAATCGACGGAACCGGGGACACCGTGAGACCAGGTGTCGAGTGGCTGGTGAACCGAATCGCCGACGGAACTGCAGGCCGGCCCGCACCGATCGGTTTCTATTTCGCCAAACTCTGGTATTTTGAGAAGCTCTACCCGATCATATTTACGGTCGCCGCCCTGAAACGATGGCTTCAGGAGCACGGCGGTTCAGAAGCTGATTGCCCGTTGAAGTCGTCGAACCAAACAAGTCGGCATTGA
- a CDS encoding glutamate synthase-related protein, which yields MTSWYLTNADEIQIKISQGAKPGEGGELPGHKVDDTIANTRLSTRGVGLISPPPHHDIYSIEDLAQLIFDLKNANRSARISVKLVSEVGVGTIAAGVAKGHADNILISGSEGGTGASPLTSIKHAGLPWELGIAETHQTLVMNDLRSRVRLQTDGQLKTGRDVVIATMLGAEEYGFATAPLITIGCIMMRKCHLNTCPVGIATQDPDLRKKFRGKPEYVVNYLFMVAEETREIMAELGFRTINEMVGRCDMLEADHEIAHWKAKSLDLTPILTPAKKPYPEAKTCCQIDQIHGLEDVRDIELLEKCRAAIVRKQRIRVDTHIQNIDRAFGTILSNEVSRAHGPEGLPDDTIHIKVDGSAGQSVGAWLAHGITIEVEGDANDYVGKGLSGGRLVVYPPHACDFVAEQNVIVGNVALYGATGGEAFFRGIAAERFCVRNSGAHAVIEGVGDHGCEYMTGGRAVILGRTGRNFAAGMSGGIAYVFDPDGMLVRNCNAEMVELEPVVDIADISELKDLIEKHQQYTGSEVARRILSEWDTTLSQFVKVMPVDYKRALRELAEEGAAATTA from the coding sequence GTGACGTCGTGGTATCTGACGAACGCCGACGAGATTCAGATCAAGATTTCTCAGGGAGCGAAGCCCGGCGAAGGCGGTGAACTGCCGGGTCATAAAGTCGACGACACTATCGCCAACACCCGGCTGTCGACTCGCGGTGTGGGTCTGATCAGTCCACCGCCGCACCATGACATTTATTCCATTGAAGACCTCGCGCAGTTGATCTTCGATCTGAAGAATGCCAACCGGTCCGCCCGGATCAGCGTGAAGCTGGTGTCGGAAGTCGGTGTCGGCACGATTGCGGCGGGCGTTGCCAAGGGCCATGCCGACAATATCTTGATCTCCGGCAGTGAGGGCGGGACGGGAGCGTCGCCGCTGACCAGCATCAAACATGCCGGACTGCCGTGGGAACTGGGAATCGCGGAGACTCATCAAACGCTGGTCATGAACGATCTGCGCAGCCGTGTCCGGCTTCAGACTGACGGACAGCTGAAAACCGGCCGCGACGTTGTCATCGCCACGATGCTGGGAGCGGAAGAATACGGCTTCGCCACGGCTCCGCTGATTACCATCGGCTGCATCATGATGCGAAAGTGTCATCTCAACACCTGCCCCGTCGGGATCGCGACTCAGGATCCGGACCTGCGAAAGAAGTTCCGGGGCAAGCCGGAATATGTCGTCAACTACCTGTTTATGGTGGCGGAGGAAACCCGCGAGATCATGGCGGAACTCGGCTTTCGGACGATCAACGAAATGGTTGGCCGGTGCGACATGCTGGAAGCTGACCACGAAATCGCTCACTGGAAGGCAAAATCGCTGGATCTGACGCCGATTCTGACTCCGGCAAAGAAGCCGTATCCGGAGGCGAAAACGTGCTGCCAGATCGACCAGATCCACGGGCTGGAAGACGTCCGCGATATCGAACTGCTGGAAAAATGCCGGGCGGCAATTGTCCGGAAGCAGCGGATTCGCGTCGACACACACATCCAGAACATCGACCGCGCTTTTGGCACGATTCTCAGCAACGAAGTCAGCAGGGCGCATGGTCCGGAAGGTCTGCCCGATGACACGATTCACATTAAGGTGGACGGTTCGGCCGGACAGAGTGTCGGAGCGTGGCTGGCTCACGGCATCACGATCGAAGTCGAAGGAGACGCCAACGACTACGTTGGCAAGGGGCTGTCCGGCGGACGACTGGTCGTCTACCCGCCTCACGCCTGCGACTTCGTGGCCGAACAGAACGTGATTGTGGGCAACGTCGCGCTGTACGGAGCGACCGGCGGCGAAGCCTTCTTCCGCGGCATCGCTGCGGAACGTTTCTGCGTGCGAAACTCGGGAGCCCACGCGGTCATCGAAGGTGTCGGCGACCACGGCTGCGAATACATGACCGGCGGCCGCGCTGTGATTCTCGGCCGGACCGGCAGGAACTTTGCTGCCGGGATGTCCGGAGGAATCGCCTATGTGTTCGATCCGGACGGCATGCTGGTACGAAACTGCAACGCGGAGATGGTCGAGCTGGAACCGGTTGTTGACATCGCTGACATTTCCGAACTGAAGGACCTGATCGAAAAGCACCAGCAATACACGGGTTCCGAAGTGGCTCGCAGAATTCTCAGCGAATGGGACACAACCCTGAGCCAATTCGTGAAGGTGATGCCTGTCGACTACAAACGTGCGCTCCGGGAACTGGCCGAAGAAGGAGCGGCGGCAACAACGGCGTGA
- the def gene encoding peptide deformylase, which produces MSELQIVPFPHPALRWKSREVVRIDSQLKCWVERMFDLMYEAKGIGLAANQVALPFRLFVINPSADPELKDEEMVFLNPEIVRRNGSEESEEGCLSLPEIYGPVTRAERILVDAFDLRGQSFQVELAGLPARVVQHENDHLDGVMFTDRVAPEVLQNLQPLVDDLVAQFRQQQASGEIAGDEELTKALKKLQDDRTA; this is translated from the coding sequence ATGTCCGAATTGCAGATCGTTCCGTTTCCTCATCCGGCGCTGCGCTGGAAGTCCCGCGAGGTTGTGCGTATTGACTCGCAGCTTAAATGCTGGGTTGAACGAATGTTCGACCTGATGTACGAGGCAAAGGGAATCGGTCTGGCCGCAAATCAGGTCGCACTGCCCTTTCGGCTGTTCGTCATCAATCCCAGCGCGGATCCGGAGTTGAAGGACGAGGAAATGGTCTTTCTGAACCCGGAGATCGTGCGCCGCAACGGCAGCGAAGAATCGGAAGAGGGTTGTCTGAGTCTGCCGGAGATCTATGGTCCTGTCACTCGCGCTGAACGAATCCTGGTGGACGCCTTTGATCTCCGAGGGCAGTCATTTCAGGTTGAGCTCGCGGGACTGCCTGCGCGCGTCGTGCAGCACGAAAACGACCATCTGGACGGCGTAATGTTTACAGACCGCGTGGCGCCCGAAGTGTTGCAGAACCTGCAGCCGCTCGTGGATGATCTCGTCGCGCAGTTTCGACAGCAGCAGGCATCGGGCGAGATTGCTGGCGATGAGGAATTGACGAAAGCGCTGAAGAAGCTGCAGGATGATCGGACGGCATGA
- a CDS encoding glutamate synthase subunit beta, translating into MGKPTGFKEITRQVPTERDPLLRILDWNEFHEHMSVDALQAQGARCMDCGVPFCHTGDLMANMAAGCPVNNLIPEWNDLVYRGRWKDALHRLHKTNNFPEFTGRVCPAPCEGSCCLAVIEPAVTIKNIECAIVDYGFEQGWIVPEPPAVRTKKKVAVVGSGPAGLACAAQLNKAGHTVTVYERDDRIGGLLMYGIPNMKLDKREVVERRVSLLKEEGITFVPNTEIGRDIPADRLKSEFDAVVLATGATRPRDLPVPGRDLSGIHFAMEFLRPNTRSLLDSNHEDGHYITAKDKHVVVIGGGDTGTDCLGTSVRHGCRSIVNFEIVERPPMERPSNNPWPQWPRVFRVDYGHAEAAAKFGDDPREFCAQTLEFIDDGNGHVKAVKACEVDWQHITEGGPPFVPIPGTEKEYPADLVLLAMGFLGPENGPAQQLGIDIREGRGGMSWFKAEHEKYATNVENVFVAGDCRRGQSLVVWAINEGRGCAREVDRYLMGGTDLP; encoded by the coding sequence ATGGGAAAGCCAACCGGCTTCAAGGAAATTACTCGACAGGTTCCCACCGAACGTGACCCGCTGCTGCGCATCCTGGACTGGAATGAGTTCCATGAGCACATGAGTGTCGATGCACTGCAGGCTCAGGGAGCCCGCTGTATGGACTGTGGCGTTCCGTTTTGCCATACGGGCGATCTTATGGCGAACATGGCGGCCGGCTGCCCGGTCAATAACCTGATTCCCGAATGGAATGATCTGGTGTATCGCGGGCGCTGGAAAGATGCCCTGCACCGCCTGCACAAGACCAATAACTTTCCGGAGTTCACCGGCCGCGTCTGCCCGGCGCCGTGCGAAGGCTCCTGCTGCCTTGCCGTGATCGAACCGGCAGTCACGATCAAGAACATCGAATGCGCAATTGTTGATTATGGTTTCGAGCAGGGCTGGATCGTTCCGGAACCGCCCGCCGTGCGTACCAAAAAAAAGGTCGCTGTCGTCGGTTCGGGGCCGGCGGGTCTGGCATGTGCCGCTCAGTTGAACAAGGCCGGCCACACCGTCACCGTTTACGAACGTGACGATCGGATCGGCGGACTGCTGATGTACGGCATTCCAAACATGAAGCTCGATAAACGCGAAGTCGTCGAACGCCGCGTCAGCCTGCTTAAGGAAGAAGGCATCACGTTCGTTCCGAACACAGAAATCGGCAGGGACATTCCGGCCGACAGGCTGAAGTCGGAGTTCGATGCCGTGGTCCTCGCCACCGGAGCTACTCGCCCCAGAGACCTGCCGGTTCCCGGTCGAGACCTCAGCGGTATTCACTTTGCCATGGAATTCCTGCGGCCGAATACCCGCAGCCTGCTGGATTCCAATCACGAAGACGGCCACTACATCACGGCCAAAGACAAGCACGTTGTTGTCATCGGCGGGGGCGATACCGGAACCGATTGTCTGGGGACGTCCGTGCGTCATGGCTGCCGGAGCATTGTGAACTTCGAAATTGTCGAACGTCCGCCCATGGAACGCCCGTCCAACAATCCGTGGCCGCAGTGGCCTCGCGTATTTCGAGTCGACTATGGGCACGCCGAAGCGGCCGCAAAGTTCGGCGATGATCCGCGGGAGTTCTGTGCTCAAACGCTGGAATTCATCGATGACGGCAACGGCCATGTGAAAGCCGTGAAAGCCTGCGAAGTCGACTGGCAGCACATCACCGAAGGCGGCCCGCCCTTCGTTCCGATTCCGGGAACAGAAAAGGAATACCCGGCCGATCTGGTGCTGCTGGCGATGGGATTCCTGGGACCGGAAAACGGCCCCGCGCAGCAACTGGGGATTGATATTCGTGAAGGCCGCGGCGGCATGTCGTGGTTCAAGGCTGAACACGAAAAGTACGCCACAAACGTTGAGAATGTCTTTGTGGCGGGTGACTGCCGTCGAGGTCAGAGTCTGGTTGTCTGGGCCATCAACGAAGGCCGCGGCTGCGCGCGTGAAGTCGACCGCTATCTGATGGGCGGCACCGACCTGCCGTGA
- a CDS encoding DUF116 domain-containing protein yields the protein MSIIPAEKLSAATFDDDPKPVRRKGTRRSTSHLKAVPETLELRTQVKLAAEEYAKNLERSRAFNKNELEQHGRLLLQQMNLPEKFLGFAMVLIGNFFWKQQFLAIPFDRRMLLLPHCLKHAEGCPAEYTEFGLDCERCGACSIADYKVRAEQLGYKVLVAEGSPVVLKIIVSGYIDGILGVACLNVLEKAIDKVLIAGVPSYAVPLHSGDCMNTTLDESWVWDVLDKYEPLPERPTTSYVPLMRASARMFEDDFDRLLPRLRTRELRRPASPLAFTESVAFDWLQNGGKRFRPFITLAAWHAAGQSGILAAGDSTPDIPDAVARVAMAIEAFHKASLVHDDIQDGDAFRYGTDTLHRQHGTDRRSTSETT from the coding sequence GTGTCGATCATACCCGCCGAAAAACTGTCCGCTGCAACGTTCGACGACGATCCGAAGCCCGTGCGCCGCAAGGGGACACGCCGCAGCACCAGCCACCTGAAGGCCGTCCCCGAAACGCTGGAACTGCGGACACAGGTCAAGCTTGCCGCGGAGGAGTACGCAAAAAACCTGGAACGTTCGCGGGCTTTCAACAAGAACGAGCTTGAACAACACGGAAGGTTGCTGCTGCAGCAAATGAACCTTCCCGAGAAATTCCTTGGATTCGCCATGGTGCTGATCGGGAACTTCTTCTGGAAGCAGCAGTTCCTTGCCATCCCCTTCGATCGCCGCATGTTGCTGCTGCCGCACTGTCTGAAACACGCGGAAGGCTGCCCGGCGGAATACACCGAGTTCGGTTTGGATTGCGAACGCTGCGGGGCCTGTTCCATTGCTGACTACAAGGTCCGTGCCGAGCAGTTGGGCTACAAGGTTCTGGTGGCCGAGGGCTCGCCGGTCGTGCTGAAGATCATCGTGTCCGGATACATCGACGGAATCCTGGGAGTCGCCTGCCTGAATGTTCTGGAAAAGGCAATTGACAAAGTCTTGATTGCGGGAGTTCCGTCGTACGCCGTGCCGCTGCATTCCGGCGACTGCATGAACACGACGCTGGACGAAAGCTGGGTCTGGGACGTGCTTGACAAATACGAACCGCTGCCCGAAAGGCCAACAACCAGCTACGTTCCGCTGATGCGAGCCTCCGCGAGGATGTTTGAGGACGATTTCGACCGCTTGCTGCCGCGCCTGCGAACGCGGGAGCTGCGCCGGCCGGCGTCACCTCTGGCCTTCACGGAGTCTGTGGCGTTCGACTGGCTGCAGAACGGCGGCAAGCGATTTCGCCCGTTCATTACTCTGGCAGCATGGCACGCGGCCGGCCAGTCCGGGATTTTGGCGGCCGGTGATTCAACTCCGGATATTCCCGATGCCGTCGCCCGCGTGGCGATGGCAATCGAAGCGTTCCATAAAGCCTCACTGGTCCACGACGACATCCAGGATGGCGATGCCTTCCGATACGGCACCGATACGCTGCATCGTCAGCACGGAACCGACAGGCGATCAACATCGGAGACTACCTGA